Proteins encoded together in one Miscanthus floridulus cultivar M001 chromosome 16, ASM1932011v1, whole genome shotgun sequence window:
- the LOC136513067 gene encoding acyl-coenzyme A oxidase 4, peroxisomal-like, whose amino-acid sequence MGGLEGAGAGAGGGGGKVGLPALDVALAFPQATPASLFPPAVSDYYQLDDLLTDEEKVLRKKVQGVMEKEIAPIMTEYWEKAEFPFHVIPKLATLGLAGGITKGYGCPGLSLTAAAISTAEVARVDASCSTFILVHASLVMPTIVLCGSEAQKQQYLPSLAQFKTLGCWALTEPDYGSDASSLRTAATKVPGGWHLNGQKRWIGNSTFADMLIILARNAETKQLNGFIVKKGAPGLKATKIENKIGLRMVQNGDIVLNEVFVPEEDRLPGINSFQDVNKVFAMSRVLVTWQPIGISMGVFDMCHRYLKERKQFGAPLAAFQLNQEKLVRMLGNVQAMLLVGWRLCKLYEAGKLTAGHSSLGKAWTSRMAREVVSLGRELLGGNGILADFLVAKAFCDLEPIFSYEGTYDINSLVAGREITGIASFKPAMVAKSRM is encoded by the exons ATGGGCGGCTTGGAAG GCGCTGGTGCTggtgccggtggcggcggcggcaaggtcgGCCTGCCGGCGCTCGACGTGGCGCTTGCGTTCCCGCAGGCCACGCCGGCGTCCCTCTTCCCGCCCGCTG TGTCGGACTACTACCAGCTTGATGATTTGCTGACTGATGAAGAGAAGGTTCTAAGGAAGAAGGTCCAAGGTGTTATGGAAAAGGAAATCGCGCCCATTATGACTGAA TACTGGGAGAAGGCGGAATTCCCATTTCATGTCATTCCCAAACTCGCGACTCTTGGCTTAGCTGGAGGTATAACAAAG GGATATGGGTGCCCAGGGCTATCTCTTACAGCTGCTGCTATTTCAACTGCAGAAGTTGCACGGGTGGATGCGAGCTGCTCCACATTTATTCTAGTTCATGCCTCTCTTGTAATGCCGACGATTG TTCTTTGTGGATCAGAGGCTCAAAAGCAGCAGTATCTACCATCTCTTGCTCAGTTTAAAACGCTTGGTTGTTGG GCATTGACAGAGCCAGATTATGGAAGTGATGCAAGCTCCTTAAGGACTGCAGCAACTAAG GTACCTGGTGGTTGGCATTTAAATGGCCAAAAGCGTTGGATAGGTAACAGCACTTTTGCAGATATGCTCATCATTTTAGCCAGGAATGCAGAGACAAAACAACTAAATGG ATTTATAGTAAAGAAAGGGGCTCCTGGTCTGAAAGCCacaaaaattgaaaacaaaattggACTCAGAATGGTGCAAAACGGTGACATAGTTCTAAATGAAGTATTTGTCCCCGAGGAAGACAGATTACCTGGCATCAATTCGTTCCAGGATGTAAACAAG GTCTTTGCCATGTCTCGCGTCTTGGTGACATGGCAGCCAATAGGCATATCAATGGGAGTCTTTGACATGTGCCATCG GTATTTGAAAGAGAGGAAGCAGTTTGGAGCTCCGCTGGCAGCTTTTCAGCTCAACCAAGAAAAGCTTGTCCGAATGCTGGGCAACGTTCAGGCCATGCTTCTCGTTGGCTGGCGACTGTGCAAGCTTTACGAGGCAGGCAAATTGACAGCAGGCCATAGCAGTTTAGGCAAG GCGTGGACGTCCAGGATGGCCAGGGAGGTGGTTTCTCTTGGCCGGGAGCTGCTGGGTGGCAACGGCATTTTAGCTGATTTTCTGGTCGCAAAG GCGTTCTGTGATCTGGAGCCGATTTTCTCGTATGAGGGCACCTACGACATTAACAGCCTGGTGGCTGGCAGAGAGATCACCGGGATCGCCAGCTTCAAACCTGCCATGGTAGCGAAATCGCGCATGTGA